GCTGCAGGAATTATTATTCTATCGCAGCATCATACCTGAATACCAATATCAGGAGGTTCTTAAAGTAATCTTGTCCCGATCTGCGAGATCGGTTCGACTCATCACCCATTATGATCTTGCCAGACCTAAAGAGCCTGTGAGAGATAAATACTATTGCATTAAGCACCGGAGAATTTGTGAACCGATCCAGCAGGCTTTTAAGTATATCGAACGCTATAGCCTCGATACAATTGCACGTATCAGGGATTTTGCGAGAATCCGCACTTTGAACAGCATCAAGGTTGTTCAAGGCGATTCGCGTTTCGTTAAATTGCCGGTTCGAAAAAAGATCGATGGGATATTTACCTCACCGCCTTATGTTGGCATAATCGACTACCATGAGCAGCATAGGTATGCCTATGAACTCTTCGGCTTCCCGCGCTTTGACGAGCAGGAAATCGGACCGGCGGTGAAAGGTGCATCCAGCGCCGCCAAGCAGGCTTATGCGGATGGGATTGTGGCGACGTTTAGGAATATAAATCAATTTCTCCGTAAGAATGCTACTATTCTAATCGTAGCCAACGACAAATTCGGTTTGTATGAGAATATCGGCTTGGAATGCGAATATTCACTTATACAGGTATTTCATCGTCCAGTGCTCATGCGCACAGAGCGGGATGAGAATAAGTATTATGAATCAATTTTTCATTTTGTAAGAGATTAGAATGCCTATTACTGATTCGCAAATACGAGAAATATCTAATCTTCTAAAGTGCAAGATCACGGATAAGCTTCGTGAATATTCGCCTGAAACACAAGCAATGCCATTTCATGTTCGGCTTCTTGGTAGGGATCGAATGGCTCTTTATTCGTTTATCCATTCTATTATTAATGGGGTCATTTTATTATAGACACATTCAGGCGGCATAGGCGACCTTGGGAGCTTTGAAGAACCGCCGGACTATGTCCGGTCGTTTCTGCGTCACA
The DNA window shown above is from Calditrichota bacterium and carries:
- a CDS encoding site-specific DNA-methyltransferase, with product MLEASVRAAAKFGIDTDEIQRVADTARNIALLGDDLTFLSIREKDRTKHVHRLHPYLGKFIPQLVEVFLKTFFKPGDTILDPFAGSGTTLVEANVLGMNAVGVELSPFNALIQKVKCGVYDETLLSLEIKSALSRAREFSMQFEKANGNGSLFVPSPHLRTDSEYLNTWFAPRTLQELLFYRSIIPEYQYQEVLKVILSRSARSVRLITHYDLARPKEPVRDKYYCIKHRRICEPIQQAFKYIERYSLDTIARIRDFARIRTLNSIKVVQGDSRFVKLPVRKKIDGIFTSPPYVGIIDYHEQHRYAYELFGFPRFDEQEIGPAVKGASSAAKQAYADGIVATFRNINQFLRKNATILIVANDKFGLYENIGLECEYSLIQVFHRPVLMRTERDENKYYESIFHFVRD
- a CDS encoding TdeIII family type II restriction endonuclease, which translates into the protein MPITDSQIREISNLLKCKITDKLREYSPETQAMPFHVRLLGRDRMALYSFIHSIINGVILL